The region ttctcgccAAAAGACTTGTCAACCGTAAACGAGCACACGCGTATATTTCATGACTGGGCCGCTTTGCCTCCCGCCTGGAGCTCGGCTTCCCAATCTCCAGATTGACTGCCGGTCTATAAAAGGGCTGCAATGCGTCACTAGACAGAcgcttaaaataataaataactttCTGCATGTAACACACGTTACGTAAACCGTCACACCAGCCAAACGAAACACTGCGGTTCGTCATGTGGCAGAGTGCTTCataaagttattttttattatttttattatttttttacatgctaAATCATTTGCTCTTCATATTTCAACATGCTGGGTATGTAACAGTTTTTTAGAAAGGAGTGTctcctgggaaatgtagtgtgATGGGAAAGCTCGGGACCTGCTGGTCTGGATAGtgctgtcagccattttggtaTTGAGaagatttctgtgtgtgtctctcttctgGGTTAGAGCAGGGGTAGGCAGCCCTGGTCCCGGAGTGTCAGATGGTCCTGGTTTTTGCTCCAGCCACACCTACAGCTACATAATTGGATTCATCAGGTTTTAATGAACGCTGGTGACTATGTGCTGGAGGCACTCCAGCGTTTGACCATTCAGAATATTCAGCCTCAGACTTTTAATCATCCATCAGACCCCTGTGATTAAGCTCAGATGGAATAAAACCAGAAACGGAACtgccactccaggaccagggttggagcagggccctgttcctggagatctaccatccagcagattttcactccaaccctaacaaacacacctcattcaacagctagagagcCGATTGAGCTGTTAATTAGCATAATCAGGTGTGCCAGGAGGTTAGCTAACTGCATTGAGTGAAACCCTGCATTGAGTAGGTTTTTCTGTTCCTGAATCACtgtcctcgagggccgagaactgctgcttttccaccctccctttacctgggagtcaggtgagcAGGCAGTCTGGCCAATTGGTCGCAGTAATTGTttagttaattacctgggacacaagaaaaccagggccggcgCTTGACTGAATGCACAGTTGCCGGGCAGATCAGCCCTCTTGAATGCAGACAGGGTGTCTCCTCAAAGAAAACACTCATGGGTTCAATCTATTCAATTTCTTAGTTCTAACATGACACTGTTCACTTTCCtatctcactcattcactcactcactcactcactcactcactcggtAACTCCACAAACTGACTCTTCTGACTCACTAACTCagtaactcactcactcactcagcgATTCACAAACTCCTCTTACAAACTCATACAAACTCCCTCCTCTCAGTCGCTCGCATACATTCTTAAGGGTACAATAGGTCAAttcagtcaagagaggaattgctgcaacaaacaccctcaaaccacaacaatgtatatgagcttgaattattctacagctatacgatgttttggtacagagtgccggcccgtcaactgcatctttcgaaacccaaatttaaggaccagaaacacaggcagagggtgagtcaacatgtcagtgagccttcttCACTGATAGGATGGGATTCACAATGGTCGTGTAACAACGTTTCAACACAAaactcttacctattgtacctttaagtcctTTCTTAGTTCCCCATTAattctccctccatccctcatTCACATTTACCCTTGTGAATCCCCTCTCTCATTTGTACTCCTCCTCAGTCCACCTTTCCCTAATTCCCTGTTTGGTTCCCTCCCTGTCTCACTGTCTTGGCTTGTGATAACATCACGCCCGCGTTAGTCACCTTCCTCCATACCCTTTTGTGCGGTCTCTCAAGAATAcatcattcaaaataaataaataaataaataaattacacacCCACCGCTGCAAACAGAACTTCATATTGCTCCagaaattcaataaaaataacatcacGCATATTCTACGGTTGCACGACGTGTAGGTGTCAGTTGTCTGAGATTACAGCCGGTCTGGTCTAAATGTGGAAAACTAGCTACAGCGAGTCGCGTCGTCTGAAACTACGAAGGAATCTGGCGCCATCTACTGGACGTGCTTAGTGCGTCACGCATGTCTTTTTTTAGTTGACGGTGCAACCTGATGCGCTGTATAAAATGGTGAACATATGCAAACTGAAATGACTCATTTTCAATtcggatatatatatatatatatatatagtatcaTAGCAACACTGTTAATGCAACATTAATGCCGAATACCCTTCAATTTACTGCCATATACTTATTGTCCCCCTTCTCAATAGCGGCACACAATGTGATTATTCTCTATTGATGAGAATAATTAGGGCTTGCGTTTGTGTACTATAGCAATGACAGAAACGACATAAACAAATCTGAGTTCTGTGACAGAGACATAGCGATAGAGGACACGTCTATTCAAATTACACGCACAAAACAACGTCATTTGGGACAaaagatgtgtgtgagtgtgcgtgcgtgcgtgtgtgtgtgtgtgtgtgtgtgtgtttgtgtgtgtgtgtgtgtgtttgtgtgtctgcctcGAGCTAACTGCCTGCTGTCCAGTGTTATGATGGTGAACTCTTCATTAAAATAACTAATATTATTATCAGTTTCTTTTACATCATACAAGTAAAACTAATCTGTTTAGGAAAGCCTCTGGCTGCCACACATAGTATGTTCTTGTTCTTCCTCTGGTTATTAGGAGCTATTCTCCTCCCTTCCCGTTCCTtgtaaatacttttttaaaatacttgattgctctttttattttttattcttgttatttgtgttttgtatgtttctgttttttttcctccagtgcttccaaagcacttcacaaattaaatgtattattattattagtagtagtagtagtagtagtagtagtagtagtagtagtagtagtagtagtagtatcattagtattattattatataaaaccATCAATTGCCAAATGCATTTCCCAtaggaaaaactgaaatgtcCGTAGTAATTTGGACGACTGCTACACTCCTAGTGTACGTAACAGTAAGACACTCCATCTCATTACTCTAATAAATAAACCAGTCCGGAAATGAACGTTAGATGAGACGTACCCTCCAAATCGCATTAACTAAATTCGCTTAAATAATCTCTTGCTAAAGGAACTCGTTCGAACGGATTTCTCGTGTACGAACGGTGCTAAAATATGTCACATGAcaaagtgtattttcttttgccGTTGCGCTGTGTGCGTATCTAAAACTGGATTCCTCTCAAGGGATATTCTGGATCTTCACTGCCAACAAGAGACACCCGATGAACAACGTCATGTGTCACCTGCCGCACACTCAGGTGTCTCGTTTGCAAGGGCACCGTTGCAAGGGCATTAATTATGGCCAAGTGGGGCCCTGCCAGCCGTTTTCTTTCGGGGTGAATAAAAGAAGTGAGGATTTGGGGGTTTCAAGGTGTAAAGGAACGGACGTTCAAAAGTACTTAGAGTTATAAAGAGGGATGCGCTTGGCGGTGTGTGCCAGACAGTGTGTCCTGGCCTAACGTCTCTTTGGCAGGCCCGCTGCTCACGCTAGTGAGAAGAGATTCGCAGCGAGTTGAAGCTGCCGCGCAAATTTCACTGTCCCGTGTCATCCAGAAAACAGCCCCCGCGTCAGACTTCAACTCGGCAGTAATATATGGAGACACTGGCATTTGTCCTGTTTTACTTGAGTCAGTCTTCTGCTTTCGCATGCGCCGAAATTATTGGCGCAAACAGTAGTTTGAAAATGAagttaattaaaacaaaataaataaataataaaagttgCATTACAGTGGTATTTCTGGCCAGAATTCAGCGACCCAGAGATATATAGGCAACATACACATTTTTAGCCGCGGAAAACTTTCCGGATGCTTACGCAGCATTTGATCGGCCAGGGAATCTGTGCCCTCCCGGATGTCCCACACAGCCAAGTAAAGCGATGAGGGGGGTAATGAATATCCATGAATTGCCTGTCTGTTTCCAGGGGAGACGGTCCAAGTAAACAATTGTAGGCTGTGCTAGTCTCTAGGGTCCGCTGACGCAGCCAACAATAGTAGGCTACCCCGGTAGTGATTGGCGGCTCGACCGCACTCTCAGTTGTAGAGAGGGTTATCAGCCTTCTTAGAAAGAGTAACAAAGCTGCGataaatcaaacattttccacatttaACTATTTTGGACATATCTTTTGTACCTGTTTTATCGTTAACAACAGTCCGTGTTGTTGGATTACTTGAACGTACACTCTTTGCGGAGTCTACAGATGGCCAACAGCAATGCAAGCCTCAAACGTAGCACTTCAGCGGGTTATCGCATGCCCGACAGATCCGCGGTCGGTCTGACATCTCATTCCTCCGCCTCGGTGTTCAGGCAGCAGCCGGGCAAGACGCGAGGCGCCGGGGGAGGTCAAGCACCTGCGCCAGACCCGGACACGAAAGACCCAGTTAAACAGGACCAAGTGTGGAGAGAATACATTCAAACCGAGTGGTCGGGAGTCAAGCAATGGTAAATTGTTAACATTGTATGCATTGTTAATTGTGGTACGTGCTTGTGCATGTAGCTATTATGAACATCTAATATACAATCACATTATTTAcgtgagcttttttttttttttttaaagtatgaaTTAGACTTTAGACTTTAAATGTTTGTCTTGAGAGGCaaggcacagtactgtactagCTATTGTCATCTCATCGTTACCAGTGCCACTAATCCCTCGATGGTCATTCGATATGATACCCCCAAGGTGGTATCGTCTACCTGTGTGGATAGCAATGTATTGTGAAAGCTCTTCATATATTCATATGCTTGGATACTTGACAGAACAACATGTACATTTAGTTGAAAATAACCCATATGAAAATGTGTAGTTGATATTTACAAACTTATTTCCATATCTGTTTACCCATACAGTGTTAACaagtaataaagtaaatgtaGCACCAAAACAGAAAATCATTATCAGTTATTTGTAATACCAGTACCTATCAACTTTCTCTTCAGTCCTCTTGCTCTCTGTGAATCCACAGGAAAAAGAACTGGGGTTTCCTTACTGAGTACGACCAGCTGGTAAGGGCGTTTTTAATGTGTGcacggcgcacacacacagacacacacatacatgcacacagacacaagaacacacacacacacacacacatacacacacacccagagtgtCCTCAGTAATGACACTCATCCAACACTCTGACACTGACCCTTGTTATTTTCTCAATGTTTTTGTTGGGTAAAACACACCCATAAAACAGAACACCTAAATTCAGTTCAAACATAGTGCAAAATGTCCCCCATTCTGATAGCTGAAATTAAGTTGGTCTTACTTTCTTTGTATTTCATACAGTACCAAGGCAAACagtgataataaaaacataattcaaCACTGTGTACAAAGCATTAAATCTGCACTGTGAAATGTGTGCCCAATGTAATTTAGCTATATAACCACATCACATTACTAAATATTAGCAATTCAAGTTATTTGCAGAAATATgcacacttatccagagtgatgtgattattttaattaatggtCATGTCTGTTATTTAAGACAGCttgcttttattaaaatgacTTCTGTTAAAACCCCTTGACAGAGGCACAGCTGAGTGAAACCCAGCAGCCTCCAAGACTCAAGACTCCAGACAGTGTGAAATCACTTATAGTAGAGTACTGCAGGAGTGGACACGGGGTCCCTCCtggactcatataaactctCATTTAGTTGATTTAACTGAGGACATCCTGCtgaggtacgtgactgggacccggaaggttggtggctcaagccccaatgtagccacaataagatccgcgcagccgttgggcccttgagcaaggcccttcaccctgcattgctccaggggaggattatctcctgcttagtcttatcaactgtaagtcgctttggataaaagctttagctaaataattgtaatgtaattacagcCTGAAATCTACATTGTTggcttttggcagatgctcttatctagggtgatgtacagttgattagactaggagacaatcctcccctggagcaaggcagggttaagggcgttggctcaagggcccaacggctgtgcggatcttattgtggctacaccgggattagaaccaccgaccttgcgtgtcccagtcatttaccttaaccactacgctacaggccgccccatctgAATTTACATAATGCGTACCCGGTATTAAACAGTAATTAACCGGGTAATTAACAGGCCTGTAAAACAAAGCGTTAGCGGTGACCAGTGAACCCTGCGTAACGTTGCGTGTTCCCAGGGTCGCCCCCGGCCGGAGACCGCCCTCCCCAGCTACGTGCCCCTGTTCTCGGACCGGCTCCCCAACACTTCCAACCAGACGTTCGGCAGCCGGATGCGCACGGACGTCGGCCAGGCGCTGATCCGGATGGACAACCTCCTCCTGCTGAACGCGGGCCACCGCAGAACCAAGCCCAGCCCAGAAATGCAGCCCTGCTAGGGCCAGGCCCGGTccgaccggaccggaccggaccggaccggaccagGGGTTCGAGCCCATCGCTTATTTTAACCATCCTCAGGTGCGTTCCAATACTCAAAacatgtatcctcctttcctccactcgtctcCCCCCCCCATACTTCCAGATAGGAGAAGGAGCTGGGccggtggcctgtagcgtagtggttaaggtgcgtgactgggacccacaaggtcggtggttctaatcccggtgtagccacaatatgatccgcacccccgttgggcccttgagcaaggcccttaaccctgccttgctccaggggaggattgtctcctgcttagtctaatcaactgtaagtcagtctggataagagcatctgccaaatgccaataatgtaatgtaatgtaatgagacaagtggaggaaatgaggatgcttttttttttttgagttttGGGATCCATCCCTCGTCTCCTCGGTCCTCGATTGAGGTCCTCCGTCTTTAAGGATGTTCCAATCAATGAGGTTACGCAAGTTCCTTTCTGGGAACACGCGTCATATAAATGATCCACTTCTCCATATCTGCCATgcctgtaactgacgtggcttcaaactgactcTTCACTGAGCAAGGACGTTTGCCGAATACGGGGGCGGTGTCTAATTTTATCCAAAGATggttggtgtgggtgcaggtttttggttTAGCCCCAGCACTACCACACCAGAttcaactaatgaactaattatCTTCAGTCAAAACCTCGATGAGTAGAATCAGTCGTCTTAGCGCTGGGCCAACACAAGAACCTGCAGCTACGCTGTATGTTTTCGGGTgagactggacacccctgccttGATTCCGCCGTCCTGATATCTGATCCTTGCATCTCCTCCTCATGTCCTCCGTTGGGTGGAGCTAAGGAGCAAGGGAACGATTCGATGAAGCGATAAGAGGAgtgaaaataagcgattggaaagaaCTCCAGGGCTGTAGTACTGTTCTCTTCCAGCTCTCTTTCCCTTGTAAACTGCACTCGGGAGCATGTGACGCTCCACCAATCAAATGTTGGTATACACTCACATGCTCCTGTTTGATTGGTGGAGTGTCACATGCTCCAGAGTGAAGGTCACAAGTGATGTTTTCTAGCGCAAGACGATTTAGCGGAACCGACCAGaactcacaaacactcatatgTCGATGACTACCCCCCGTCCTCTAGGGGGCGATACCAACCTAACACCATTTTACCTCTGAATTTAGAGTCTTCCTTTCAGGATACGCGAGTCCTCTTACTGATTTGAGACTCCTACTGATTAGTAAGTGATGTGATAATGATTTACTGAAGAAAATTGTAAATGGGATACGGACAGTGTGATTTGAAAATCAATAGGAAACatgactgttcttttttaatttcatttcttttcaaatttcTGACTTACAAATGATCaacacaaatatactgtatctttGAATCGTTCAATGAGTGGAGAGCTCTCCATTTGCCAAGAGGAAAGGTCTGAAGGATCCTCTTCCGCCTGTGACTGCAGAGAATTTCAGGACTTTGTGCCAAAACCTGTCCTCCAAATTTGGTCCCTCTGCAGCATCTGT is a window of Conger conger chromosome 1, fConCon1.1, whole genome shotgun sequence DNA encoding:
- the c1h2orf50 gene encoding uncharacterized protein C2orf50 homolog isoform X1, translated to MANSNASLKRSTSAGYRMPDRSAVGLTSHSSASVFRQQPGKTRGAGGGQAPAPDPDTKDPVKQDQVWREYIQTEWSGVKQWKKNWGFLTEYDQLGRPRPETALPSYVPLFSDRLPNTSNQTFGSRMRTDVGQALIRMDNLLLLNAGHRRTKPSPEMQPC
- the c1h2orf50 gene encoding uncharacterized protein C2orf50 homolog isoform X2 produces the protein MALSFSYFTLGQGGGHRQQPGKTRGAGGGQAPAPDPDTKDPVKQDQVWREYIQTEWSGVKQWKKNWGFLTEYDQLGRPRPETALPSYVPLFSDRLPNTSNQTFGSRMRTDVGQALIRMDNLLLLNAGHRRTKPSPEMQPC